The Opitutales bacterium region TGATGGAGTTGCTGATTATGATCGATGCAGCGCGTCGGGCCTCTGCGGATCGTATCACCGCGGTGATTCCCTTTTATGGCTATGCACGCCAGGATCGCAAAGATCAGCCGCGGGTTCCCATAACCGCGAAACTCGTGGCCAATTTGCTAACATCAGCCGGAGCCACACGTGCGTTAATGGTAGATCTCCACGCGCAGCAGATCCAGGGATTCTTTGATATACCGGTGGATCACCTGTATGCCTCACCCATAATTTTTGATCACCTGAAAGCCTACCGTGACAGTAAACTGAGTCTATTCTCTCCGGATGTGGGCGGCATGAAAATAACAGAAGCTTATGCCAAGATGCTGGATGCTCCTATGGGCTTCGTCGCCAAGCGTCGTATGGATGCTAGCACCGTTGAGGCAAAAAGCATCGTAGGAGACTGCGCTGGTCGTGATATTCTCTTAATCGACGATATGACTGAGACAGCTGGAATCCTTATCGCAGCCGCAGCGTTATTGAAAAAAGAAGGCGCGCGC contains the following coding sequences:
- a CDS encoding ribose-phosphate pyrophosphokinase → MANLKILSGNSNRPLAQAICEAMGVPLGDATVSTFPDGETFVKINENIRGQDVFIVQSMSNPANHHLMELLIMIDAARRASADRITAVIPFYGYARQDRKDQPRVPITAKLVANLLTSAGATRALMVDLHAQQIQGFFDIPVDHLYASPIIFDHLKAYRDSKLSLFSPDVGGMKITEAYAKMLDAPMGFVAKRRMDASTVEAKSIVGDCAGRDILLIDDMTETAGILIAAAALLKKEGARTVRAAVTHCVLNAKGQERLRAPDCLIDEIITTDTTQVPSEGLPITVLSVASLIGEAMLRIHGNKSVTGLFQVTGF